The Candidatus Dadabacteria bacterium genomic sequence CGGCTATTGAGACCTCCGGGGAGAAGAAATGCTCGCTTCCGTCTATGTGGGAGCGGAAGGAGACCCCGTCTTCCGTTATCTTCCTGCTTTTCGCGAGGCTCAGGACCTGATAGCCGCCGCTGTCGGTGACGATCGCGCCGTCCCACGACATGTAGCGGTGAAGTCCGCCGAGGGAGCTTATTATGTCCGTGCCGGGCCTCAGGTAGAGATGGTAGGCGTTTGCTATAAGAGCCCTGAAACCGAGACGGCGAAGATCAAGGGGCGTTATGGCCTTGCCTGCTCCCTGGGTCGCCACGGGCATGAATGCCGGAGTCTTGACCGTTTCGCGTAAAGTGCGGATTTCCCCCAGCCTGGCGGAACCGCCTTTTTCCTTTTCGATAAGCCTGAACTGGTACATGGCGGACAAACGCGGCGGGATCAGAATCCGAGCACGTCCCTCATAGCGTAGACCCCCGGAGGTTTTCCCGGAATCCACTTCGCCGCGCGAATCGCGCCCGCAGAGAAGTTCTCCCTGCTGGTCGCCCTGTGGGTAAGCTCCACTCTCTCCCCGTCGCCGAGGAACATGACGGTGTGGTCCCCGACCACGTCTCCTCCCCGAAGCGTCTGGATGCCTATTTCCCCTTCCCCTCTCGCCCCTATCCGTCCGTGCCTTTCGTATCTTGCCACGTCTTCGAGTTCTGATCCGAGACCGGCGGCGACCGCTTCTGCGAGCGCGATTGCCGTTCCGCTGGGAGAATCGGCTTTCCCCCTGTGATGGGCCTCGAAAATCTCGGCGTCGTAGCTCTCTCCCAGATGAGAAGCCACCTGCCTCGATATCTCGAAAAGGACGTTTATCCCGACGCTCATGTTGGGAGAGAAAACGCACGGTATCCGCCGAAGCATCCCAAGGAGCTCTTCCCTCTGCCCGGGCTCAAAGCCTGTTGTCCCTATGACCATCGACTTTCCGTTCCGGACCGAATATTCGGCGTGGGCAAGGGTCGCCTCGGGAACGGTAAAGTCAATTATGACGTCCGAGTCCCGGGCCGCTTCCGAAATGCTGTCACTCACGCTTACTCCCGGCCCCGCGCCCGCGACAAGATCCCCTAGATCCCGGCCGACCGAAACGTGTCCCGCCGCCTCAGTCGCCCCCACAAGCTCGATATCCCCGTCTGAGCCCGCGAGTGAAGCCACGCTCATTCCCATACGCCCGCACACCCCCGCTACCGCAACCTTTATCACTTTAGCCTCCTCCGTCTCCGCCCTGCGGTCCGTAACTGCAGTTCTCAATGCACTCGTCCTTCATTATCTTCCATTCTTTTTCGGGTATGGAAAGATCGTAGCGGTTTGTGTATCTGGCCCTCTGACGCTTGTCTTCGCCCGGCTCCCTGTAGTCGACCTCCACTTCCGCGACCACTATGGCGGTGTCCTTGAAAAGCTGGGTCGCCAGGACCCTGTAGTCAGCTATCCTGATGTCGTAGCGCTCGTAAAGAAGCTCGAGCCTGCTCACGTAACCCTCGCGGTCCGAACTGAATATATGGATCTTCTCGTAAGCGGATTTAAAGTCCCGTTCCTTAAGTGCCTCGAGAAAAGAGTTCACCACGCTGGTGGCAGAAACTCTCGGCTGCGGCCTTCTTGCGTCTTGACTTCGCACGGGAATGGCGCAGGAAGCAAAAAGAAGCAGCAATGGCAGAACCAAAAGATAAGCTTTTCTCATGGAGCGGGAACTGAAGATCCTGTGAATAAAGTAAGAAGTTAAACGAGAAAAATGGCGCAGGCAAGTTTCGGCGATGTGCGCCGCGTTTTCTCTGCACACCCGGCGGCGGTTGCGAAGCCGAACCCGTTGCGGGTATCCTGCTTGGGAAAAAAGAAAACGGGTACAGGAAAAAGGGGGAACTATCATGAAAAGCATGACAGGTTTCGCGGAATCATCCGTAAGCACGGAGATCGGAAAGATCATGGTGGACATGCGTTCGGAGAACCACAGGTTCCTTGACGTCAAGGCCAGCGTTCCCGAATCGTTACTCCACATGGAAACCTCCATTGAAGACAGGCTGAAGAACTCGATTCAGAGGGGTAAGCTCCGCCTGAGGCTTTCCGTGCAGACAAACAAAAAGGAAAGACAGCGGTTATCCGAAAAGGTTCTCCGGGAAAATCACAGTTCCCTCAAAAGAATCAATTCCGCCCTGGGGCTCAAAACGGAGATAGGAATTGAGCACCTGCTCATGATGGAGAATTCCTTTGAAAGCCACGCCGGACCAGAGGTCTCAAGGGAGACGGAAGCCAGAATCAAGGAAGCGGTCGCAAAAACTCTCGTAAAGTTCAACAGAAGCCGGGAAATCGAGGGGCAGAAACTTGAAAAATCCATACTCGGGCGTCTGGAGGTCATAAGAAAGACTGTTGACGGCATAAAGAAGAAACGGAAGGAATTCATAAAGAAATCCGACAAAAAGACTAAGGAGAAAATCGAGAAAATCTTCTCCTCAAAGCACAAGGACGATCCCATTATCTCCCAGGAAGCCGCGGCAATAATCACGGAGAAAAGCGAGATTGACGAGGAAATCGTAAGGCTTGAGGCTCATATCTCAAAGTTCAGGAAAACCGCCAGGAAAAAGGGGGCCGTAGGGAAGGAGCTTGACTTTCTGGTCCAGGAAATGAACAGGGAGGCGGGAACGATATCGGCGAAATGCAAGGACGCGGGGATCTCGCACCTTACAATAGGCGTACGCCTTGAACTCGAGAAAATACGGGAACAGATTCAGAATATAGAATAGAGTTCCACCGGGTCCCGAGATTCATGCCCGGGTATTCTTTTATTTCTCATACAACTTTAACCACCGGTCGGGTTTTCGTCGTCCGCAGTGCCTGACACGCTAGCTTCGTCTGGAAATAAGCGACGGAAGTATCTTCTCTTTTTCTTATCGCCTCTCGACGGGCCCTGCTCTCGGCTTCAGCGCATCTCTTGCACCGGCTTGAGAGACCAACCGACCTGCAGCAGTCCGAATAGAATTCCGACACTGGAAGTTTTCGCCAACACCAGGAACAAACGTGATAACCGCTGTCCCTACGAGGATACTTGGGCCTCTTCCGCCGGTTTCTTTCTTTAGGCCACCTGTTGTCACGCAACGACGGCGCTTCGGGATTCACGTTGATCTGCTTCCCGTCAATATATCTGTTTATCGGTTTCTCAAGTCCCATGATCCACTTTCTTTCTTCCCGGTCGGCAATCTCCTGCTTGCGGTGACGAGAGAGAGCTTCCACAGTCGGCTTCATTATCAGAAGGTTTCGGTGCAGAATCGAATTGCATGGGTTCGACCGCCGATGCTGCGCGAGTCGGGAGAAAATCGGCTGTCTTGTCTGCCCGACGTAAGCCGATCCGTCGGGAAAGCTGATTTTATATATCTGTATCATTCCGCCCGCTCTGGGCGGTGGCTTGGCCATGAACGGGCATTGCAACAATTTATAAGTAATTTTAGCATGATACGAAACGATAAGTCCTAAAAGAACCAGTGCATCCTTCACAGAAAACCGCTTATAAACCAGCCCTCCCCCGAACTAGGCGACAATGTTCTGAGGACTGCTGCGGAGCACCCTTCTAAAAAAGCCGTTTCAGGACTGCAGGATATCCTTTGCCATCTTTGCAGACCCGGAGCAGAGGACTTTGAAAAAACAGACAGGCATGTTATAGTTCCCCCTCATTTGAGAAACAATGAAGCTCGCAAGGGAGAACCGAAAAAATAAGCATTCTTGTAGATAAAGACTCCAAAGTTCTCGTGCAGGGGATAACGGGAAGCGCCGGGCTTTTCCACGCGACCCAGTGCCGCGAGTACGGAACCAACATCGTTGGCGGCGTCACCCCGGGAAAAGGCGGAAACAGCGTCGAGGGATTCCCGGTTTTCGACACCATGTCCGAGGCGGTGCGGGAAACCGGAGCGGACGTGTCCCTTGTGTTCGTTCCTGCAGCGTTTGCTATGGACTCGATGCTGGAGGCCCTTGATTCCGGCGTCAAGCTCGTAATCTGCATAACCGAGGGAATACCCACCCTGGACGTTGTGAGGGTAAAAGAGTACATGAGGGGTTCTGACTCAAGGCTCGTGGGACCCAACTGCCCGGGCGTTATAACCCCCGGGGAGGCCAAGGTGGGGATAATGCCGGGGTACATACATAAACCCGGAAGAGTGGGAATAATCTCAAGAAGCGGAACTCTCACCTACGAGGCCGTATGGCAGCTTACTAACCTCGACATAGGACAATCCACGTGCATCGGCATAGGCGGCGATCCAGTTATCGGAACCACCTTTATCGACGCGCTTTCGCTCTATGAGAACGACCCGGACACAGACGCGGTGGTAATGATAGGGGAAATCGGTGGGTCTGACGAAGAAGAGGCGGCCGAATACATAAGCCAGAACTTCACGAAGCCCATAGCCGCGTTCATCGCGGGAGCCACGGCGCCCAAGGGGAAAAGGATGGGCCACGCCGGAGCCATTATTTCAGGGAGTTCGGGAAGCGCCGAGGACAAGTTCCGTGCCCTCGAGCGCGCCGGAGTCACCACCTGCAAAAGCCCGGCCGAGATGGGAGAAGCGCTAAAAAGCGCAATCTCCTAAAGCCGCGAGACTCAACTGCCACTCCGAATCCTGCTTCTCACACGGGCAATCCTCAAAATTGGTTATTATCTTGCCCGTATGGAACTAAAACTTTTCGAGCTCGAGATCTTCAACAATCTTCTCGGAACAATCGCCGAGGAAATGGGTTCTGTTCTCGTAAGGGCGGGATTCTCCCCCAACATAAAGGAAAGAAGGGATCTTTCCTGCGCCATATTCAACTCAGACGGAGAAATGATCGCCCAGGCGGCCCATATTCCCATACACCTGGGATCAATGTCGTTTGCCGCAAGATCGGTAGCGACGGAGAACCTCTCTCCGGGAGACGTCTTCATACTTAACGACCCTTTCCGCGGCGGAACGCATCTTCCCGACGTAACGTGCGTAGCGCCCGTGTTCGTTCATGGGAAGCCCGAGTTTCTGCTCGCCTCGCGGGCCCACCACGCTGACATAGGGGGCGACACCCCGGGGTCCATGCCGCTTTCAACGACAATCCACGAAGAGGGAATCATAATACCCCCGACCAGAATACGGGAAGAAGGAATACTGAAAGAAACCCTGCTCCAGGAAATAATTCTCTCGACCAGGGATCATGAGGAAAGAGAAGGGGATCTTCGGGCGCAGATAGCCTCGCTTGATACCGGGGAGAAAAGGATGCGGGAGCTTCTCGAAAAATATTCTCTTTCGAAAATAAACCAGGCCGCTTCCGGACTTCTTGACTACGGGGAGAGGCTCGTTAGGGGTGCCATAGAGAAAATACCGGATGGGGATTATGTCTTTATTGACTACCTTGAAGACGACGGGGCGGGAACGGGGAATATACCGATACGGGTAAAGATAGAGATAAGCGGGGACGCGGCGGTGGTCGACTTCAGAGGAAGTTCGAAGAAGGTAAAAGGATGCCTTAACGCCCCCCTGAGCGTAACGACCTCCGCGGTTCTGTACTGTTTTCAGTGTCTCTCGGGCGAAGACACGCCTCTTAACTCGGGAACCCTGAGGCCGATTGAGATCAGGGTCGAAGAGGACTCGATTCTTAACGCCAGGTACCCGAGCGCGGTCGTAGGCGGAAACGTAGAGACGTCCCAAAGGATAGTGGACGTGGTGTTCGGAGCGCTGGCGGTGGCAATACCCGAAACGATACAGGCGGCAAGCGCGGGAACAATGAGCAACCTCGCGTTCGGCTCGCCGCAAGACACACCCTCCGATGCCTCCTACGCCTACTACGAAACCATAGCCGGCGGAATGGGAGGACGGTCGGGCGCGGACGGGGCGAACGCTGTGCACACGCACATGACAAACACGCTTAACACCCCCGTTGAGGCAATCGAGAGGGAGCTTCCCGTAATGGTGGAATCATATTCCGTAAGAAAGGGGTCAGGGGGCCCTGGCAGGTTCCCGGGCGGGGACGGAATCATAAGGCAGTACAGGTTCCTCGAAGACTCCCATATCTCCCTCATAACCGAGAGAAGGGAGAAGCGGCCCTGGGGAGCCCGAGGCGGAGAAGAAGGGAAAAGCGGGCGGAACACGCTTGTATCGGGTGGGGAAGAGGAAAAGCTGCCCGCGAAATGCTCTGTTGCGGTAAAGGCAGGAGAAGCTGTGAGAATCGAGACTCCGGGAGGAGGAGGATGGGGAGCGCCCGTCCCGGCTAATTTTTTCACCATCGACGCTCACCAGGACATAGCCTTTCACATGCGCCACTACAAAAGGGACTTCGAGAATCCCGAGGTTCCCTGCATGATAACCCTGCCCGGGCTCAGACAGAGCGGGACCAGGGTTGTTTTCAACACCGTTTTTATACACCCGAAGCACAAACCAGCGCGTTCCGTCACAGAAGCCATGGCCCAGCTTGACCTCTACGACAAGATATACAGCGAACACTCAGAAAGCGTTTTTCAGATAAAAAACAGAGGAGACATAGACAAACTGGGGGAAGGCAGAAAAATCGGGTTTTTCACTCTCATGGAAGGAGCTGACCCCGTATTGAACCCGGAGCATCTTCTTGAATACCAAAAAAGGGGCGTCCGGGCTATCGGCCTTTCCTGGAACAACAGGAACATCTACGCCTCCGGGCCCGAAAGCAGCGAAGGACTCTCCGAGCAGGGAAAAGAGCTTCTGCGGCAGATGAACGCCCTGGGAATCACGCTTGATCTCTCCCACCTTAACGAACGCTGTTTCTGGGAAAGCGTGGAACTAACCGATCTCATACCCGTTGCGACCCACTCTAATTCAAGAGCGCTTGTGGATCATCCAAGAAACCTGCGTGACGAGCAGCTTCGCGCCATCTCCGAGAGGAGCGGGGTAATCGGGGTTGTCTTCTACGGGAAATTCCTAAGGAAAGGAGAGGGTCACGCTACCCTCGAAGACATATACGCCCACATAGACCAGATTATAGGCGTCTGCGGCGAGGATCACGTGGGAGTGGGAACCGACATGGACGGAGCGCCGATAAATGATTTCCCAGAGGAAATGAGACATATATCCGAACTCCCGGCACTCCCCGAGTATCTCCTCGGCAAGGGATACCCGAGGGCGGTTGTGGAAAAAATAATGGGGAAAAACTTCCTTCGGGTAATAAAAACGAATCTTGAAAAGGTACCGGACGACATAGAGTAATGCGTCGCCGACGCTTTCTTTATCCAGAGCGGATGCCTGCCGATTTCTGAATCCCGCACTGCCCTACCTGCGCTTCACACAAACCCCCTTATCTTTCCGCTGACATGGATAAGTTTACGGGAAAAAAAAGTTTCGATTCGTGTCCCTGCCAGAGATTTGCATTTCAAATAACTTCGTTAGCAGCGCGAAAGTCGCCTTGCTGTCATGATCCTTGGCGTCGATGTAAAACCAGTGACCGTTATGTCTGGTAAAAACCGAAGCGCAGTCTCCATCAGTTCGGGGACTTGAACAAATCATCTGAGGTTGCGTATGGCTTGACATGATTTTGAATAGCTGTCCAGCGGGACTGTCGCCCCAACCATATTGCTTTTCGCCTTCTTCCCCGGAACCTTCGCCGTTCCTGATCTTTGAGATTTTGACTATTTCCCTGTCCCCGTCGGGTACTTTCACGTTCTGCGACAGATAGTGCATTATTCCGAACAGTGAGCGGGTTCTCACTTTTATTTCGGAATTGGACTTGGTTTCAGATTCGGTCAGCATTAAAATTCCTTTTCCATCTTCAATTTTCAAAAAATTCGTCAACTCTTTCCATTGCGGGTCATTATTGTTTTCGCACGAGCAATCAAAGTTGTCATCCAAAAAGCAGGCTATTAATTTCGTCTGCGATTCTTCTTTTTTGGTTTTGGTAGGCATGGAAAGCTCAGAACAGATCTCATCAGGGCTGACATTGATTTCATCAAGGTCGATATTGAAAAATCTTATTTTATTTTGTTGTCTCAAATCTTTTAATGCGGTAAGTATAGCTTCGTATTTGTTGAATTCTTCCTGCTTTGGCAAATGATCCGGGGTGGGTCCGGATGCAAACGGGGCATTTAACGCAGGGCCGAAACGCTCAACCGTTATTGCCAGAACGCGTTCTATCGAAAACCCGGATTGGGTAAGATAAAACACCGTCTCCAGCCCCAAACGTTGATTCATGGTCTCATTCAGTTCCTCGCCGGTAAGCGGACTGTATTGAAAGGTAGTTTCACGGGTGCCGCCTATCCCCACTTGCCCTGAGAGATTATTTTCGTTTCCCACGCTATTGTCTACTGAGGAGCCAAGGACGCTGGTTACTGCGCCGGTTAATGAAATTCGACTCGGTGCCTGTTCGTATTTTTCCTTTACCGTGTCAACAGTTGTAAATACAGGTGGGGTTCCATAGCGCATGCGCACCAGGTTCTTAAGCATCTGACTGTCTCTGGCCACAGCCATTTGATCAACAAAGTTGCTTTGCCATTTTTCGTTCCAATTCAGAGTTTGGCAGCCGGACAGCACCAAAGCGACTGACATTGTAGCTGCAAATAAGATAAAGGAACTGATTCTACGATTTTTGGACATGGTTATAGCTTACGCCTTTAAAAATCCAAGACCTGTTTGGATGAAAAAACCAACGAAGAGCGTCAGCCCAGGTTTATCCTGTACTTTCCGGGGCCGGAAATCATCAACACTACGTAGACGAAAAGATACTCAATCGCGTGTGAAGCCCCCGACCATCCCGCCGCGGGTGACTCCTCCGGAAGATACAGGTGAAAGAGAACCGCTACGATCATGTTAATGGACAGAAGAAAAGTCGCAGGCATAAAGAAAATCCCCGCGATTATGAAAACCGAGCAGAAAGACTCGGCAAAAGCCGCCATAAAGCCCCAGAAAACCGGATAAAAATCAATGCCGAAGGTCTGTAGCGACCCCCCGACTTTAGCCCATCTCTCGGGCCCGCCGATCAGCTTTCCGTAGCCGTGAAAAATAAGCATCGAGAAGCCGAAGCCCACTCTTAGCAGAAGAAGTCCTAAATCCCAGTCCCTGTCTCTGCCGTAACTTAACATGCTTTATACTTTATACTAATAAGACTTATCAGACAAGGTCTTCCCCACCATCAACCCCTATCACGTTACCCGTGACCCAGGAGGCTTCGTCGAGAGAGAGAAGCGCGATGGCTTTTGCCACGTCTTCCGGTGTCGTCAGTCTTCCTGAAGGGTTTGCCGCGAGAGCGTGGTTAATGAGCTTATCGTTTCCCGGGATCTTTCTCAGCGCGGGAGTGTCCGTTACTCCGGCCATTATTGAGTTTGCGGTAATACCGTTTGGAGCAAGTTCAACGGCAAGCTGCCGTATGTGTGCCTCTATGGAGGCCTTGGCGGCCGATACCGCGCCGTAAGTAGGCCATACCCTGTGACTCCCCGAGCTTGTCATGGCGAATATTCTCCCGCCCTCGCCCATTATTCCTTCCATAACAAGATCCTGAGCCCAGTAAACGATGCTGTGG encodes the following:
- a CDS encoding membrane dipeptidase; the protein is MDAHQDIAFHMRHYKRDFENPEVPCMITLPGLRQSGTRVVFNTVFIHPKHKPARSVTEAMAQLDLYDKIYSEHSESVFQIKNRGDIDKLGEGRKIGFFTLMEGADPVLNPEHLLEYQKRGVRAIGLSWNNRNIYASGPESSEGLSEQGKELLRQMNALGITLDLSHLNERCFWESVELTDLIPVATHSNSRALVDHPRNLRDEQLRAISERSGVIGVVFYGKFLRKGEGHATLEDIYAHIDQIIGVCGEDHVGVGTDMDGAPINDFPEEMRHISELPALPEYLLGKGYPRAVVEKIMGKNFLRVIKTNLEKVPDDIE
- a CDS encoding DoxX family protein, with protein sequence MLSYGRDRDWDLGLLLLRVGFGFSMLIFHGYGKLIGGPERWAKVGGSLQTFGIDFYPVFWGFMAAFAESFCSVFIIAGIFFMPATFLLSINMIVAVLFHLYLPEESPAAGWSGASHAIEYLFVYVVLMISGPGKYRINLG
- a CDS encoding SDR family oxidoreductase, translating into MFENSIKGKWALVLGSSSGFGEACSLELARRGMNIFGVHLDRRGTMAKVESIVEQIKATGSEVKFHNVNVADAQKRQEVIADIKDVVQQDGSQVKVMIHSVAFGTLKRYVADERRDVLNTKNIDMTLDVMAHSIVYWAQDLVMEGIMGEGGRIFAMTSSGSHRVWPTYGAVSAAKASIEAHIRQLAVELAPNGITANSIMAGVTDTPALRKIPGNDKLINHALAANPSGRLTTPEDVAKAIALLSLDEASWVTGNVIGVDGGEDLV
- the sucD gene encoding succinate--CoA ligase subunit alpha gives rise to the protein MSILVDKDSKVLVQGITGSAGLFHATQCREYGTNIVGGVTPGKGGNSVEGFPVFDTMSEAVRETGADVSLVFVPAAFAMDSMLEALDSGVKLVICITEGIPTLDVVRVKEYMRGSDSRLVGPNCPGVITPGEAKVGIMPGYIHKPGRVGIISRSGTLTYEAVWQLTNLDIGQSTCIGIGGDPVIGTTFIDALSLYENDPDTDAVVMIGEIGGSDEEEAAEYISQNFTKPIAAFIAGATAPKGKRMGHAGAIISGSSGSAEDKFRALERAGVTTCKSPAEMGEALKSAIS
- a CDS encoding YicC family protein, coding for MKSMTGFAESSVSTEIGKIMVDMRSENHRFLDVKASVPESLLHMETSIEDRLKNSIQRGKLRLRLSVQTNKKERQRLSEKVLRENHSSLKRINSALGLKTEIGIEHLLMMENSFESHAGPEVSRETEARIKEAVAKTLVKFNRSREIEGQKLEKSILGRLEVIRKTVDGIKKKRKEFIKKSDKKTKEKIEKIFSSKHKDDPIISQEAAAIITEKSEIDEEIVRLEAHISKFRKTARKKGAVGKELDFLVQEMNREAGTISAKCKDAGISHLTIGVRLELEKIREQIQNIE
- the dapB gene encoding 4-hydroxy-tetrahydrodipicolinate reductase, with translation MIKVAVAGVCGRMGMSVASLAGSDGDIELVGATEAAGHVSVGRDLGDLVAGAGPGVSVSDSISEAARDSDVIIDFTVPEATLAHAEYSVRNGKSMVIGTTGFEPGQREELLGMLRRIPCVFSPNMSVGINVLFEISRQVASHLGESYDAEIFEAHHRGKADSPSGTAIALAEAVAAGLGSELEDVARYERHGRIGARGEGEIGIQTLRGGDVVGDHTVMFLGDGERVELTHRATSRENFSAGAIRAAKWIPGKPPGVYAMRDVLGF